From a region of the Geothrix sp. 21YS21S-2 genome:
- the surE gene encoding 5'/3'-nucleotidase SurE, which yields MKERLILITNDDGCWAPGLAALGRVASRFGRVVAVAPDRNRSAVSSAMSLNDILRLHDLGGDRYACTGTPVDCVLVGIRAVLKREPDWVLSGINHGFNLGEDVFYSGTVGAAFEGCQQGARSVAFSIDPQGDLAQAETWAGRFLERWEAMELPANRIWNVNLPKGEPLGFRLCGQDTRKYHDLVEERLDPRRTPYFWIGGELGPTYSQGPGSDAEAALAGYVSVTPLRLDLACPEVMGRRTDFDLTFNGGLP from the coding sequence ATGAAAGAGCGCCTGATTCTCATAACAAACGACGACGGATGCTGGGCGCCGGGCCTCGCGGCCCTGGGGCGGGTGGCCTCGCGCTTCGGGCGCGTCGTGGCGGTGGCCCCGGACCGGAACCGCTCCGCCGTCTCCAGCGCCATGAGCCTGAACGACATCCTGCGCCTGCACGACCTGGGCGGGGACCGGTACGCCTGCACCGGGACGCCCGTGGACTGCGTTCTGGTGGGCATCCGGGCCGTGCTCAAGCGCGAGCCGGACTGGGTGCTCTCGGGCATCAACCACGGCTTCAACCTGGGCGAGGACGTCTTCTACTCGGGAACGGTGGGCGCCGCCTTCGAGGGCTGCCAGCAGGGGGCCCGGTCCGTGGCCTTCTCCATCGACCCCCAGGGCGACCTGGCCCAGGCCGAGACCTGGGCGGGGCGCTTCCTGGAGCGCTGGGAGGCCATGGAGCTTCCCGCCAACCGCATCTGGAACGTGAACCTGCCCAAGGGGGAGCCCCTGGGGTTCCGCCTCTGCGGCCAGGACACGCGCAAGTACCACGACCTCGTGGAGGAGCGCCTCGACCCCCGCAGGACGCCCTATTTCTGGATCGGCGGGGAGCTGGGCCCCACCTACTCCCAGGGCCCCGGCAGCGACGCCGAGGCGGCCCTGGCGGGCTACGTCAGCGTGACGCCCCTGCGCCTGGACCTGGCCTGCCCCGAGGTCATGGGGCGGAGGACCGACTTCGACCTCACCTTCAACGGCGGGCTCCCGTGA
- a CDS encoding acylphosphatase, which produces MKAGFHAHGRVQGVGYRWFVIQAAQELGLAGWVRNEPDGTVSGEAGGDLSRLEALKDRLEAGPPSARVSRLDWWVVEGGQSLPHPFEVRR; this is translated from the coding sequence GTGAAGGCCGGCTTCCACGCCCATGGACGCGTCCAGGGGGTGGGCTACCGGTGGTTCGTGATCCAGGCCGCGCAGGAGCTGGGCCTCGCCGGCTGGGTGCGCAACGAACCCGACGGCACGGTCTCCGGGGAGGCGGGGGGGGACCTGTCCCGCCTGGAGGCCCTGAAGGATCGCCTGGAGGCGGGTCCCCCCTCGGCACGCGTTTCCCGGCTGGACTGGTGGGTGGTGGAGGGTGGACAATCACTTCCCCACCCATTCGAGGTCCGGCGCTAA
- a CDS encoding adenine phosphoribosyltransferase, with amino-acid sequence MNFKLSVLDVPDFPMAGVLYKDITPLFNDAAAFARAIDAMAEPVLSLLPTHVLGLESRGFIFGSALAHKLGLGFVPARRPGKLPRPTYSEAYASSCGHDGLEIHQDAFHPGDRVLIVDDVLATGATALAARHIVERTGAHPVALTLFIEMVAMAGRERLKGMPVFSVLRY; translated from the coding sequence ATGAATTTCAAATTGTCAGTTCTGGATGTTCCCGATTTCCCCATGGCCGGGGTCCTGTACAAGGACATCACCCCCCTGTTCAACGACGCCGCAGCTTTCGCCCGCGCCATCGACGCCATGGCCGAGCCGGTCCTGTCCCTGCTGCCCACCCATGTGCTGGGCCTGGAATCCCGCGGATTCATCTTCGGTTCCGCCCTGGCCCACAAGCTCGGCCTGGGCTTCGTGCCCGCCCGCCGGCCCGGGAAGCTGCCCCGGCCCACCTATTCCGAGGCCTACGCGTCCTCCTGCGGTCACGACGGCCTGGAGATCCACCAGGACGCCTTCCACCCCGGGGACCGCGTGCTGATCGTGGACGACGTCCTGGCGACGGGAGCCACGGCCCTGGCGGCCCGGCACATCGTGGAGCGCACCGGGGCGCACCCCGTGGCGCTCACGCTCTTCATCGAGATGGTGGCGATGGCGGGACGGGAGAGGCTGAAGGGAATGCCGGTGTTCAGCGTGCTGAGGTACTGA
- a CDS encoding BrnA antitoxin family protein: MRKPRARPDHISQEDWDSVDSPPLSEEMLARLRPVSETHPEILKARREGGLKGRGPQKAPTKTLLSMRYSPEVLDYFRASGPGWQTRMDEALKQWIQDHPARTSSAKS; encoded by the coding sequence ATGAGGAAACCAAGGGCACGACCTGACCACATCTCTCAGGAAGACTGGGATTCCGTGGACAGCCCGCCGCTTTCGGAAGAAATGCTCGCCAGGCTGAGGCCCGTTTCCGAAACGCATCCGGAGATCCTCAAGGCCCGCCGGGAAGGCGGTTTGAAAGGGAGGGGTCCCCAGAAGGCGCCCACGAAGACGCTCCTGTCCATGCGCTACAGCCCCGAAGTTCTGGACTATTTCCGCGCCAGCGGCCCTGGCTGGCAGACCCGCATGGACGAGGCCCTGAAACAGTGGATCCAGGACCACCCGGCACGTACCTCATCCGCGAAGTCCTGA
- a CDS encoding BrnT family toxin — protein sequence MWYEWDDATNQATIEKHRVDFEEVFGFRWETALQAEDCRNDYGEPRWIAIGFIGDRLHTLIYTRRDESCRVISLRKSNPGERRAHEETKGTT from the coding sequence TTGTGGTACGAATGGGACGATGCCACGAACCAGGCGACCATTGAAAAGCACCGGGTGGATTTCGAAGAGGTCTTCGGGTTCCGCTGGGAAACAGCCCTGCAGGCGGAGGATTGCCGCAACGACTACGGTGAGCCGCGCTGGATCGCCATCGGATTCATCGGCGACCGGCTTCACACGCTGATCTACACGCGGCGAGATGAATCCTGCAGGGTCATCAGCCTCCGGAAATCCAATCCCGGGGAAAGGAGGGCGCATGAGGAAACCAAGGGCACGACCTGA